AACAGCGTCCCTTCCGCCGCAACGCCCGCCTGTTCCACGTATTTCGGGTTGCCAAAACCGTGGCTCTGGAACAGCGGCACATCCAGGCCGATCTGCTTCATATTCTTGGCCACAATGGATTGCGCCGGCACGATCGACCAGTTCACCACGGCTTGCACCCCTGCCGTACCCTTGACCTTGGTCAGAATATCGGTCAGGTCGGTCGCCTGCTTGTCATACACTTCGTTGACCAGGATCTCGATGCCGTGGTCCGCGGCCGCCGCCTCGAGCTGCAGCTTGCCTTGGTTGCCAAATCCATCGTTGCTGGTGACGACGGCTATCTTGCTGATGCCAAGGTCCTTCATGATGTTGTAAATCCACGTGACCGCCTGGCTGTCTTTTTGCGGGGTCTTGAACACGTACTTGGCTACGGGGTTCGTGATGGACTCGGCCGCCGCGCACGAGACCAGGATCATCTTGTTCTCCTCGCACAGCCCTTTGATCTGCATCGTTTCGCCGGTCGTCGAGGGCCCGATGATCGCAAGAACCTGTTCTTCTTCAATCAGTTGCTTGGCAAACGAGACCGCCTTCTCCGGGCTTCCCTGCGTGTCTTTCACGATCACCTGGATCTTGCGCCCCAACACCCCTCCCGCGGCGTTGATCTTCTCCTCAAGCATCTTGACCGTCTTCTCCTCGGGAGCGCCGAGAAACGATGCGGGTCCCGTGACGGAAAAAAGAGCGCCAATCTTGATCGGCTTGGCGCTGGCGGCAGCCGCCGCGCTCTTCTGAAACGAAACAACGCCCAACAACATGCACAGCCCCATTGCGATAATCACTGCCCTCTTCATGCCACACCTCCTCTTTGCGAATTCCCCGTGACTGTTCGATCGAGTTCCACCCAAACCGCAATGCGGAAAACACAGGACAGAGTCCGTAAGCTTGCCAGAATACCGGCC
This sequence is a window from Candidatus Hydrogenedentota bacterium. Protein-coding genes within it:
- a CDS encoding ABC transporter substrate-binding protein, giving the protein MKRAVIIAMGLCMLLGVVSFQKSAAAAASAKPIKIGALFSVTGPASFLGAPEEKTVKMLEEKINAAGGVLGRKIQVIVKDTQGSPEKAVSFAKQLIEEEQVLAIIGPSTTGETMQIKGLCEENKMILVSCAAAESITNPVAKYVFKTPQKDSQAVTWIYNIMKDLGISKIAVVTSNDGFGNQGKLQLEAAAADHGIEILVNEVYDKQATDLTDILTKVKGTAGVQAVVNWSIVPAQSIVAKNMKQIGLDVPLFQSHGFGNPKYVEQAGVAAEGTLFPAGRLLVVGELPDDHPQKALLAAYKKDYETKYEENVSTFGGHAYDALTVVVEGIKKAGSIDRDKVRDAIESLKGFAGTAGIFNFSPEDHTGLGLDAFDMMTVKDGKFSLYKK